Genomic DNA from Stigmatopora nigra isolate UIUO_SnigA chromosome 17, RoL_Snig_1.1, whole genome shotgun sequence:
TGGATGCATCAAGTCTCATAAAAGGTTAGATCTttataaaatcttttttaaagtatttcagTTCTTTGCTCACTCATATCAAAGGATTAAAAGCAGTATTTTTGTTGTAAAGTCCAAACGAGGTAAGTTTAGAAACACGCACCTTGAAGTTCTCCTTCAGGGCTTCTAAGAAGTAGTGGCACAATTTGCTGGCCATGCCAGTTCCCGCCTCCCCAGCTTTGGAAGTGAAGAATTTCTCCAAGCGAAGGTAAACGGGAAGCACCTGCTGCAGGGTGGGCCTCCTCTGGCTGCTGAGTTCCAGTGCCGCCAGGCGCAGAGGGGCCAGCAGACAAGTCAACGTGCCGAGCAAATGCTTGTTCAGGCCCTGGAGCAGCGGCGCCGTGGACTTGTTGCGTCCGTACGTCTCACAGATGTGCTCAAAGTGGGAGTGGACATGCAGCAGAGCCTCGGCTGTTTGGTCCCAGCAGGGAGGGGTAGGGCAATGGGCGGGGCTGCCTGGAGTTCCTTCTTCGGTGGTGCTTGGGGACGTGTTGGAATACTGTTCCTGCCTGAGTGCCAGTGTGGTGGAGGCGGAGATGTCTTTGCACGTGGCAAGGAGATCGGCCAACTCGTGAAGCCCGCGGGCCTGCAGGCTGCGCTTCCCCAGGACGGCCTGGACCACGGCGCCAAGCGAACACCCCGCACAGCGCAGGCATATTCTGCCCCTACCTCCGAGTGGGGAAGCCCCTAACCCAGCCGCCGATACACGGGGCTCTGCCACGTACACGGTGCGGATGTCTGACATCACAAACTCAGAGAGAACATTCTGGACCCAGTGGTGAATCTGATCCGGCCCTTCCCTCAGCTCGGCCTCCCTCACACCGAGCACATATCGTTTGAGTCTCGAGCCCTCCACCTGGTACGCCGTCAGAACGTAGCAAGCATCCGGTCCTGATGTCTGGGAGTGGCAAGTGACAGCGATGCCCAGTGAGGCGTTAGAGCCGAGAGCGCATGTCACCTTAACTTTGACCTGGTTGTACATGCGGGGAAGCTGACGAAGCGCCAAGGCGCTCATGTTTCCGAGGGCGTCGCGGGTGGAGTAGGCGCCGTGACGTGCCCCCGTGTCTACCAGCGTTTGCGCCAATTTGAGGAAGTCCTTGCTATTGAGCACGTTGATCATGTTCAGATCAGAACACATTACCCGTAAGAGCCGCTCAGCCACCTGCAGACGCTCCTTCTCAGGTAGCCCGTTATTGTCTGCATGCATGGAAAGAAATATCAGTTAGGATGACAAAAATAGATCCCAATGAATCTCAGCTATGATAAAGCCTGTACATGATACTTTTTGGGCGTCAGAAATCAGGCCCATAGACATTGTTTTGGATCAGATTAGATTTTTtacatgtacagtaatccctcgattatcgcgtcttcacttatcgcgaattcactactttgtgatttttttcccgtaattaattattatcatttttttaagtccataaaaatgtgaaaattcatgcTGAATCTCGTAAACGGAAGCCAcatttgctactaggactcctaggacttttaaagttcataaaaatgtgcaataatATTATAAGAACTTACGACTGATATTGTGGTTCCTCTGGACGAGATTTTGAGGTTGAATCTGTAGTTTAACTGAGGGGTGAGGGGCCTGAGCTGGAGACACTCTCCAGAGCGGCTCCTGAGGACCCGAGGCTGAGGAGGGTTTTGGAGAGTCTCCTTTGGTATGATTCTCGTTGTCAGCTGAGGGAaggcagaaaaacaacatagtcaGATAAGATATCTGACTCTTGAAATAAACCCTTTTGCAACCcatggctcttttcatccttctgttgTGCATTGAAAGGACTTTGTTGAATTGAAAGGACTTTGTCACTAAAGCACGTCTAATCTATTTGAAtgatgaatgaacaaaaaattaTCGGAACCGGGACTCCAAGAACCAGATCTTCAACAACCGCATGAGCAAAGCTGACATGTTTGTTTGTACAGACTTTCGCATGTAGTGCAGCCATTTAAAACTCTGTGTTTGCTTCGCTGCTGAGCTTCAACATGCATTTGTGAGAGTGGACTCACCAGCGTGCGACTGCATGTGCTCCAGCAGGTTGTTGTAGAACTGGAACTGGATGCCACAGGCACCACAAGTGTAGGGTTCTAAAAATCACAAGGCCCAGAAGAGAGTTGACTCTCTCATCGGTGACAAAAATGCAGATATTAATGCATCTGTCCACTCAGTTGCCTTTTTTTACGGCCTTATGCCAACTGTAGGCCTAGAATACAAACTAGGTCGCACTAAttgtcatcttttttgttttcctcccacTGCTGAACGCTTCTATGGAAGATGCAGCTCGCAAAATCCTTAAGTTTGGAAACTAAAATGTATAGGTAATTGCCCTTTTTCACTGGATGGTGTTATCATGTTCCTCTTATTCTTTGTGTTCTCTGAGGGGAGGCTAATGGTGagttcccccaaaaaaaacggGTCAAAGCCTCCATGTATAGAATTAACTTATATTCATGCCATGAATAATTTCTCCCAGCAATGATGAATTCAGGGAAAATGTGCAAAAGATGCAAAATGGCTCAAAGAGagccaaaaatgaaagaaaatagagAGTTGGGTGCGCACCATGTAAGTATATTTTAGTAAGGCATGGGCTAGCACTTACTCTGAGATGTAGGGAAGGAAGTAGCCACCAGAGGGCTCGGAGTGCCTGTGAAGAAGAGAAGGATGAAGGTTAAGTCAATAAAGTCCATTGTGGCGCATGCTTTCTTCATTTCTTTTGACGTCTTAATTGACCTTGCAAAACTGCCATAGACATTTAttgtacaagaaaaaaagaagaaaaaaaacagccatggaGATAAATTATGGCAGTGAAAGGAAAAAAGCAGAAAAGAGGGGAAATTATTCTGTTTCCACTGATGATAGTTTGGggtaataatacaataataaataatacataacttctatacaacatacacctacttAGCATACTGCTCTGCTGATAGAAACGTTTTTTGCAGGCTATAATGTGGCTCTTCGTACAGAATATAATGACATATAGTATTCATTCTGCACATTTGTACAACATTGGAAAGCGTTAAAATGTTTGTGTCATGTTTGTCCTCCTGCAGAAACTATATTAAAACaagaaatatatttcacatatattTCCACATTAAGGTTTGAAATTCACAGGTTAAGCAAAGAAAAAAGGTACAAAAATGACTCACCACTTGAATTCTGTGAACTGTTTGTGTCAACCAGGCTAGACTGTAATGCATTCTCAGGTTTCCGTCTGAACTGACTGCCtgaataaaagcaaaaacag
This window encodes:
- the znf618 gene encoding zinc finger protein 618 isoform X1, giving the protein MSALESPNPDKEPGSSGSNGPPSTSAVIRQVSTSPPVTIKKEPGTAETTNGTFGDANPAEICVVIGGNDAKGSGGGSRRGQTEGMFALGTPPPTKSTDSCIGSYVCGVCGKKYKYYNCFQTHVRAHRESEHMVAEIQPTPNSEYSFNSGFRYSCDICGKKYKYYSCFQEHRDLHAVDDPYEQVMIPIDGLKEEEPIESYHKIGPKTGSFVCEFCGKQYKYFNPYQEHVALHTPMSSFDLKTSRVQECGSLDMSKFSHSQTDKIKSSQFRRKPENALQSSLVDTNSSQNSSGTPSPLVATSFPTSQKPYTCGACGIQFQFYNNLLEHMQSHAADNENHTKGDSPKPSSASGPQEPLWRVSPAQAPHPSVKLQIQPQNLVQRNHNISHNNGLPEKERLQVAERLLRVMCSDLNMINVLNSKDFLKLAQTLVDTGARHGAYSTRDALGNMSALALRQLPRMYNQVKVKVTCALGSNASLGIAVTCHSQTSGPDACYVLTAYQVEGSRLKRYVLGVREAELREGPDQIHHWVQNVLSEFVMSDIRTVYVAEPRVSAAGLGASPLGGRGRICLRCAGCSLGAVVQAVLGKRSLQARGLHELADLLATCKDISASTTLALRQEQYSNTSPSTTEEGTPGSPAHCPTPPCWDQTAEALLHVHSHFEHICETYGRNKSTAPLLQGLNKHLLGTLTCLLAPLRLAALELSSQRRPTLQQVLPVYLRLEKFFTSKAGEAGTGMASKLCHYFLEALKENFKVERAHQVAMVLDPQLKLRSVPAYQHEEIIARACELTAEPRDGGMTGAGASCGEERDNDGPPMPKITRVEGAGNNGGLTRLTLSANDDSHSLVRQEIFQYLAEPLLQGTTDLFHYWSSTVGDKFPRLARLALWLLAVPAVGVRSECITVCEQSLAMKRRQQTWTKSVLLGRNGSCLSVRGATLVRLDDCFKGYMLLDLQDDR
- the znf618 gene encoding zinc finger protein 618 isoform X8, whose translation is MSALESPNPDKEPGSSGSNGPPSTSAVIRQVSTSPPVTIKKEPGTAETTNGTFGDANPAEICVVIGGNDAKGSGGGSRRGQTEGSYVCGVCGKKYKYYNCFQTHVRAHRESEHMVAEIQPTPNSGFRYSCDICGKKYKYYSCFQEHRDLHAVDDPYEQVMIPIDGLKEEEPIESYHKIGPKTGSFVCEFCGKQYKYFNPYQEHVALHTPMSSFDLKTSRVQECGSLDMSKFSHSQTDKIKSSQFRRKPENALQSSLVDTNSSQNSSGTPSPLVATSFPTSQKPYTCGACGIQFQFYNNLLEHMQSHAADNENHTKGDSPKPSSASGPQEPLWRVSPAQAPHPSVKLQIQPQNLVQRNHNISHNNGLPEKERLQVAERLLRVMCSDLNMINVLNSKDFLKLAQTLVDTGARHGAYSTRDALGNMSALALRQLPRMYNQVKVKVTCALGSNASLGIAVTCHSQTSGPDACYVLTAYQVEGSRLKRYVLGVREAELREGPDQIHHWVQNVLSEFVMSDIRTVYVAEPRVSAAGLGASPLGGRGRICLRCAGCSLGAVVQAVLGKRSLQARGLHELADLLATCKDISASTTLALRQEQYSNTSPSTTEEGTPGSPAHCPTPPCWDQTAEALLHVHSHFEHICETYGRNKSTAPLLQGLNKHLLGTLTCLLAPLRLAALELSSQRRPTLQQVLPVYLRLEKFFTSKAGEAGTGMASKLCHYFLEALKENFKVERAHQVAMVLDPQLKLRSVPAYQHEEIIARACELTAEPRDGGMTGAGASCGEERDNDGPPMPKITRVEGAGNNGGLTRLTLSANDDSHSLVRQEIFQYLAEPLLQGTTDLFHYWSSTVGDKFPRLARLALWLLAVPAVGVRSECITVCEQSLAMKRRQQVTAEEMNKLIFLRSNMG
- the znf618 gene encoding zinc finger protein 618 isoform X4, translated to MSALESPNPDKEPGSSGSNGPPSTSAVIRQVSTSPPVTIKKEPGTAETTNGTFGDANPAEICVVIGGNDAKGSGGGSRRGQTEGMFALGTPPPTKSTDSCIGSYVCGVCGKKYKYYNCFQTHVRAHRESEHMVAEIQPTPNSEYSFNSGFRYSCDICGKKYKYYSCFQEHRDLHAVDDPYEQVMIPIDGLKEEEPIESYHKIGPKTGSFVCEFCGKQYKYFNPYQEHVALHTPMSSFDLKTSRVQECGSLDMSKFSHSQTDKIKSSQFRRKPENALQSSLVDTNSSQNSSGTPSPLVATSFPTSQKPYTCGACGIQFQFYNNLLEHMQSHAADNENHTKGDSPKPSSASGPQEPLWRVSPAQAPHPSVKLQIQPQNLVQRNHNISHNNGLPEKERLQVAERLLRVMCSDLNMINVLNSKDFLKLAQTLVDTGARHGAYSTRDALGNMSALALRQLPRMYNQVKVKVTCALGSNASLGIAVTCHSQTSGPDACYVLTAYQVEGSRLKRYVLGVREAELREGPDQIHHWVQNVLSEFVMSDIRTVYVAEPRVSAAGLGASPLGGRGRICLRCAGCSLGAVVQAVLGKRSLQARGLHELADLLATCKDISASTTLALRQEQYSNTSPSTTEEGTPGSPAHCPTPPCWDQTAEALLHVHSHFEHICETYGRNKSTAPLLQGLNKHLLGTLTCLLAPLRLAALELSSQRRPTLQQVLPVYLRLEKFFTSKAGEAGTGMASKLCHYFLEALKENFKVERAHQVAMVLDPQLKLRSVPAYQHEEIIARACELTAEPRDGGMTGAGASCGEERDNDGPPMPKITRVEGAGNNGGLTRLTLSANDDSHSLVRQEIFQYLAEPLLQGTTDLFHYWSSTVGDKFPRLARLALWLLAVPAVGVRSECITVCEQSLAMKRRQQVTAEEMNKLIFLRSNMG
- the znf618 gene encoding zinc finger protein 618 isoform X7, which encodes MSALESPNPDKEPGSSGSNGPPSTSAVIRQVSTSPPVTIKKEPGTAETTNGTFGDANPAEICVVIGGNDAKGSGGGSRRGQTEGMFALGTPPPTKSTDSCIGSYVCGVCGKKYKYYNCFQTHVRAHRESEHMVAEIQPTPNSGFRYSCDICGKKYKYYSCFQEHRDLHAVDDPYEQVMIPIDGLKEEEPIESYHKIGPKTGSFVCEFCGKQYKYFNPYQEHVALHTPMSSFDLKTSRVQECGSLDMSKFSHSQTDKIKSSQFRRKPENALQSSLVDTNSSQNSSGTPSPLVATSFPTSQKPYTCGACGIQFQFYNNLLEHMQSHAADNENHTKGDSPKPSSASGPQEPLWRVSPAQAPHPSVKLQIQPQNLVQRNHNISHNNGLPEKERLQVAERLLRVMCSDLNMINVLNSKDFLKLAQTLVDTGARHGAYSTRDALGNMSALALRQLPRMYNQVKVKVTCALGSNASLGIAVTCHSQTSGPDACYVLTAYQVEGSRLKRYVLGVREAELREGPDQIHHWVQNVLSEFVMSDIRTVYVAEPRVSAAGLGASPLGGRGRICLRCAGCSLGAVVQAVLGKRSLQARGLHELADLLATCKDISASTTLALRQEQYSNTSPSTTEEGTPGSPAHCPTPPCWDQTAEALLHVHSHFEHICETYGRNKSTAPLLQGLNKHLLGTLTCLLAPLRLAALELSSQRRPTLQQVLPVYLRLEKFFTSKAGEAGTGMASKLCHYFLEALKENFKVERAHQVAMVLDPQLKLRSVPAYQHEEIIARACELTAEPRDGGMTGAGASCGEERDNDGPPMPKITRVEGAGNNGGLTRLTLSANDDSHSLVRQEIFQYLAEPLLQGTTDLFHYWSSTVGDKFPRLARLALWLLAVPAVGVRSECITVCEQSLAMKRRQQVTAEEMNKLIFLRSNMG
- the znf618 gene encoding zinc finger protein 618 isoform X3; amino-acid sequence: MSALESPNPDKEPGSSGSNGPPSTSAVIRQVSTSPPVTIKKEPGTAETTNGTFGDANPAEICVVIGGNDAKGSGGGSRRGQTEGSYVCGVCGKKYKYYNCFQTHVRAHRESEHMVAEIQPTPNSEYSFNSGFRYSCDICGKKYKYYSCFQEHRDLHAVDDPYEQVMIPIDGLKEEEPIESYHKIGPKTGSFVCEFCGKQYKYFNPYQEHVALHTPMSSFDLKTSRVQECGSLDMSKFSHSQTDKIKSSQFRRKPENALQSSLVDTNSSQNSSGTPSPLVATSFPTSQKPYTCGACGIQFQFYNNLLEHMQSHAADNENHTKGDSPKPSSASGPQEPLWRVSPAQAPHPSVKLQIQPQNLVQRNHNISHNNGLPEKERLQVAERLLRVMCSDLNMINVLNSKDFLKLAQTLVDTGARHGAYSTRDALGNMSALALRQLPRMYNQVKVKVTCALGSNASLGIAVTCHSQTSGPDACYVLTAYQVEGSRLKRYVLGVREAELREGPDQIHHWVQNVLSEFVMSDIRTVYVAEPRVSAAGLGASPLGGRGRICLRCAGCSLGAVVQAVLGKRSLQARGLHELADLLATCKDISASTTLALRQEQYSNTSPSTTEEGTPGSPAHCPTPPCWDQTAEALLHVHSHFEHICETYGRNKSTAPLLQGLNKHLLGTLTCLLAPLRLAALELSSQRRPTLQQVLPVYLRLEKFFTSKAGEAGTGMASKLCHYFLEALKENFKVERAHQVAMVLDPQLKLRSVPAYQHEEIIARACELTAEPRDGGMTGAGASCGEERDNDGPPMPKITRVEGAGNNGGLTRLTLSANDDSHSLVRQEIFQYLAEPLLQGTTDLFHYWSSTVGDKFPRLARLALWLLAVPAVGVRSECITVCEQSLAMKRRQQTWTKSVLLGRNGSCLSVRGATLVRLDDCFKGYMLLDLQDDR
- the znf618 gene encoding zinc finger protein 618 isoform X5, yielding MSALESPNPDKEPGSSGSNGPPSTSAVIRQVSTSPPVTIKKEPGTAETTNGTFGDANPAEICVVIGGNDAKGSGGGSRRGQTEGSYVCGVCGKKYKYYNCFQTHVRAHRESEHMVAEIQPTPNSGFRYSCDICGKKYKYYSCFQEHRDLHAVDDPYEQVMIPIDGLKEEEPIESYHKIGPKTGSFVCEFCGKQYKYFNPYQEHVALHTPMSSFDLKTSRVQECGSLDMSKFSHSQTDKIKSSQFRRKPENALQSSLVDTNSSQNSSGTPSPLVATSFPTSQKPYTCGACGIQFQFYNNLLEHMQSHAADNENHTKGDSPKPSSASGPQEPLWRVSPAQAPHPSVKLQIQPQNLVQRNHNISHNNGLPEKERLQVAERLLRVMCSDLNMINVLNSKDFLKLAQTLVDTGARHGAYSTRDALGNMSALALRQLPRMYNQVKVKVTCALGSNASLGIAVTCHSQTSGPDACYVLTAYQVEGSRLKRYVLGVREAELREGPDQIHHWVQNVLSEFVMSDIRTVYVAEPRVSAAGLGASPLGGRGRICLRCAGCSLGAVVQAVLGKRSLQARGLHELADLLATCKDISASTTLALRQEQYSNTSPSTTEEGTPGSPAHCPTPPCWDQTAEALLHVHSHFEHICETYGRNKSTAPLLQGLNKHLLGTLTCLLAPLRLAALELSSQRRPTLQQVLPVYLRLEKFFTSKAGEAGTGMASKLCHYFLEALKENFKVERAHQVAMVLDPQLKLRSVPAYQHEEIIARACELTAEPRDGGMTGAGASCGEERDNDGPPMPKITRVEGAGNNGGLTRLTLSANDDSHSLVRQEIFQYLAEPLLQGTTDLFHYWSSTVGDKFPRLARLALWLLAVPAVGVRSECITVCEQSLAMKRRQQTWTKSVLLGRNGSCLSVRGATLVRLDDCFKGYMLLDLQDDR
- the znf618 gene encoding zinc finger protein 618 isoform X2 — its product is MSALESPNPDKEPGSSGSNGPPSTSAVIRQVSTSPPVTIKKEPGTAETTNGTFGDANPAEICVVIGGNDAKGSGGGSRRGQTEGMFALGTPPPTKSTDSCIGSYVCGVCGKKYKYYNCFQTHVRAHRESEHMVAEIQPTPNSGFRYSCDICGKKYKYYSCFQEHRDLHAVDDPYEQVMIPIDGLKEEEPIESYHKIGPKTGSFVCEFCGKQYKYFNPYQEHVALHTPMSSFDLKTSRVQECGSLDMSKFSHSQTDKIKSSQFRRKPENALQSSLVDTNSSQNSSGTPSPLVATSFPTSQKPYTCGACGIQFQFYNNLLEHMQSHAADNENHTKGDSPKPSSASGPQEPLWRVSPAQAPHPSVKLQIQPQNLVQRNHNISHNNGLPEKERLQVAERLLRVMCSDLNMINVLNSKDFLKLAQTLVDTGARHGAYSTRDALGNMSALALRQLPRMYNQVKVKVTCALGSNASLGIAVTCHSQTSGPDACYVLTAYQVEGSRLKRYVLGVREAELREGPDQIHHWVQNVLSEFVMSDIRTVYVAEPRVSAAGLGASPLGGRGRICLRCAGCSLGAVVQAVLGKRSLQARGLHELADLLATCKDISASTTLALRQEQYSNTSPSTTEEGTPGSPAHCPTPPCWDQTAEALLHVHSHFEHICETYGRNKSTAPLLQGLNKHLLGTLTCLLAPLRLAALELSSQRRPTLQQVLPVYLRLEKFFTSKAGEAGTGMASKLCHYFLEALKENFKVERAHQVAMVLDPQLKLRSVPAYQHEEIIARACELTAEPRDGGMTGAGASCGEERDNDGPPMPKITRVEGAGNNGGLTRLTLSANDDSHSLVRQEIFQYLAEPLLQGTTDLFHYWSSTVGDKFPRLARLALWLLAVPAVGVRSECITVCEQSLAMKRRQQTWTKSVLLGRNGSCLSVRGATLVRLDDCFKGYMLLDLQDDR